One Rhizobiales bacterium GAS188 DNA window includes the following coding sequences:
- a CDS encoding small subunit ribosomal protein S20, with protein MANTSSAKKAARQALRRAEVNKARKSRFRGFVRKVEEAIASGDAAVAQSALKAAEPELMRAAQKGVLHKRTASNKVSRLAARVKKVG; from the coding sequence ATGGCCAATACATCTTCGGCCAAGAAAGCCGCTCGCCAGGCGCTCCGTCGCGCCGAGGTCAACAAGGCCCGCAAGAGCCGCTTCCGTGGCTTTGTGCGCAAGGTCGAGGAGGCGATCGCCTCCGGTGATGCGGCTGTGGCCCAGTCCGCGCTCAAGGCCGCCGAGCCCGAATTGATGCGGGCTGCCCAGAAGGGTGTGCTGCATAAGCGCACGGCCTCGAACAAAGTTTCGCGGCTCGCGGCACGCGTGAAGAAGGTCGGCTGA
- a CDS encoding Ribosomal protein S18 acetylase RimI, with translation MSELAAQMIPEQSIPEQVIPGKMPEPEIRFAEAADASAVATLLRAMDTHYRPGDALPPAAEYTASVTRTLEAKEGTRFVLCLAAGEPLGVACIGVLRPGRDLKGLVFVKDVFVCQEAQGHGIGTKLMRFLAGFAIEQGLGRIDLTTPVSNSGAQRLYAALGGVVQHKMCFTFPIESLQRLAGTLPQGER, from the coding sequence ATGAGCGAGCTTGCCGCGCAAATGATCCCTGAACAATCGATCCCTGAACAAGTGATCCCTGGCAAGATGCCCGAACCCGAGATCCGCTTCGCCGAGGCCGCGGACGCGTCCGCGGTCGCGACGCTGCTGCGGGCCATGGATACTCATTATCGCCCGGGCGACGCCTTGCCGCCGGCCGCCGAATACACGGCGAGCGTCACCCGCACCCTCGAGGCGAAGGAGGGAACCCGCTTCGTCCTGTGCCTTGCGGCGGGCGAGCCTCTGGGCGTCGCCTGCATCGGCGTGCTGCGCCCCGGGCGCGACCTGAAAGGGCTCGTCTTCGTCAAGGACGTCTTCGTGTGCCAGGAGGCGCAGGGTCACGGCATCGGCACGAAGCTGATGCGCTTCCTCGCCGGCTTCGCCATCGAGCAAGGCCTCGGGCGCATCGATCTCACGACGCCGGTCAGCAATAGCGGGGCGCAGCGTCTTTATGCCGCGCTCGGCGGCGTCGTGCAGCACAAAATGTGCTTCACCTTTCCGATCGAGAGCCTGCAGCGCCTGGCGGGGACCCTGCCGCAAGGGGAGCGGTAA
- a CDS encoding topoisomerase-4 subunit A: MGKPVKPPEDGNIENVDLKSALEERYLAYALSTIMGRALPDARDGLKPVHRRILHAMRLLRLEPGSAFKKSASVVGEVIGKFHPHGDAAIYDAMVRLAQDFAQRYPLVDGQGNYGSIDGDNPAAYRYTEARLTEVARLLLEGIDEDAVDFRETYNGENQEPVVLPAAFPNLLANGSQGIAVGMATSIPPHNAAELCDAALHLIEHRKATTAELLTFVQGPDFPTGGIIVEPKEAIHSAYDTGRGSFRVRARWEKEDQGRGTWVAVVTEIPYGVAKGRLIERVAELLENKKLPLVADLRDESAEDVRVVIEPRNRSVDPAVMMESLFRLSDLESRIPLNMNVLMGGQIPRVVSLGEVLLAWLDHRREVLLRRSRHRLAAIERRLEILGGLLIVYLNLDEVIRIIREEDDAKIELMRVFTLSELQANAILDTRLRSLRKLEEMELKREFDAQTVEKAQIERLIGSEARQWKVLAADIREVRKAFGPDTKLGKRRTTFSEVVPMADVDLAEAIMEREPLTFVLSDKGWVRTLKGHVQDLSALQFKGDDSLKLAFFTESTAKILLLASNGKLYTLDAGKLPGGRGFGDPVKLMVDFDEGADVVTAEPYRPGSKLLVVGSDARGFLAPADEIVSSTRKGKQLLNVRSPARAVLLMPAEGDHVAAIGENRKLIVFPMRQVAEMARGSGVRLQRYRDGGISDARVFRMEDGLTWTDTSGRTWTVGKADLGDWIGNRGDAGRLPPKGFPKSNRFS; this comes from the coding sequence ATGGGCAAGCCGGTCAAGCCGCCGGAAGACGGCAATATCGAGAATGTCGACCTCAAGAGCGCGCTCGAGGAGCGTTATCTTGCTTATGCGCTCTCGACCATCATGGGACGGGCGCTGCCCGATGCGCGCGACGGGCTCAAACCCGTGCATCGGCGCATCCTGCATGCGATGCGCCTCTTGCGGCTCGAGCCGGGCTCGGCTTTCAAGAAATCCGCGAGCGTCGTCGGCGAGGTGATCGGCAAGTTCCATCCGCATGGCGATGCCGCGATCTATGACGCCATGGTGCGGCTCGCCCAGGATTTCGCGCAGCGCTATCCCCTCGTCGACGGCCAGGGCAATTACGGCTCGATCGACGGCGACAACCCCGCCGCCTATCGCTACACCGAGGCGCGCCTCACCGAGGTGGCGCGGCTCCTGCTCGAGGGCATCGACGAGGACGCGGTCGATTTCCGCGAGACCTATAATGGCGAGAACCAGGAGCCGGTGGTCCTGCCCGCCGCCTTTCCGAACCTCCTGGCCAATGGCTCGCAAGGCATCGCCGTCGGCATGGCGACCTCGATCCCGCCGCACAACGCGGCCGAGCTCTGCGATGCGGCGCTGCATCTGATCGAGCATCGCAAGGCGACGACGGCCGAGCTTCTCACCTTCGTGCAAGGGCCGGATTTTCCGACCGGCGGCATCATCGTCGAGCCGAAGGAAGCAATTCATTCAGCCTATGACACCGGCCGCGGCAGCTTTCGCGTGCGGGCCCGCTGGGAGAAGGAAGATCAAGGGCGCGGCACCTGGGTCGCGGTGGTCACCGAGATCCCCTATGGGGTCGCCAAGGGCCGCCTGATCGAGCGCGTCGCCGAGCTCCTCGAGAACAAGAAGCTGCCACTCGTCGCCGATCTGCGCGACGAGAGTGCCGAGGATGTGCGCGTCGTCATCGAGCCGAGGAACCGCTCGGTCGATCCGGCCGTGATGATGGAGAGCCTGTTCCGCCTCTCCGATCTCGAGAGCCGCATCCCGCTCAACATGAACGTGCTGATGGGAGGCCAGATCCCGCGCGTCGTCTCGCTGGGCGAGGTGCTGCTCGCCTGGCTCGACCATCGCCGCGAAGTGCTGCTGCGCCGCTCCAGGCACCGGCTCGCCGCCATCGAGCGCCGCCTCGAGATTCTCGGCGGCCTCTTGATCGTCTATCTCAATCTCGACGAGGTGATCCGCATCATCCGCGAGGAAGACGATGCGAAGATCGAATTGATGCGCGTCTTCACCCTGAGCGAGCTGCAGGCCAACGCCATCCTGGACACCAGGCTGCGCTCCTTGCGCAAGCTCGAGGAGATGGAGCTGAAGCGCGAATTCGACGCCCAGACCGTGGAGAAGGCGCAGATCGAGCGCCTGATCGGCTCGGAGGCACGTCAATGGAAGGTGCTCGCGGCCGATATCCGCGAGGTCCGCAAGGCCTTCGGTCCCGACACCAAGCTCGGCAAGCGCCGGACCACCTTCTCCGAAGTCGTTCCCATGGCCGATGTCGACCTCGCCGAAGCGATCATGGAGCGCGAGCCCTTGACCTTCGTGCTGTCGGACAAGGGCTGGGTGCGCACGCTCAAAGGCCATGTGCAGGATCTGTCGGCGCTGCAGTTCAAGGGCGATGACTCCCTCAAGCTCGCCTTCTTCACGGAATCGACCGCGAAGATCTTGCTGCTCGCCTCGAACGGCAAGCTCTACACGCTCGATGCCGGCAAGCTGCCGGGAGGGCGCGGTTTTGGCGATCCGGTCAAGCTGATGGTCGATTTCGACGAGGGCGCCGATGTCGTCACCGCGGAGCCCTACCGGCCGGGCAGCAAGCTTCTGGTGGTGGGTTCGGATGCGCGCGGCTTCCTCGCGCCGGCCGACGAGATCGTGTCCTCGACGCGCAAGGGCAAGCAGCTCCTCAATGTCCGCAGCCCCGCCCGCGCCGTGCTCCTGATGCCGGCCGAGGGCGACCATGTGGCCGCGATCGGTGAGAACCGCAAGCTGATCGTCTTCCCCATGCGCCAGGTCGCCGAGATGGCGCGCGGCTCGGGCGTTCGGCTGCAGCGCTATCGCGATGGCGGCATCTCGGATGCGCGCGTCTTCCGCATGGAGGACGGGCTCACCTGGACCGACACCTCGGGCCGCACCTGGACGGTGGGCAAGGCCGATCTCGGCGACTGGATCGGCAATCGCGGCGATGCCGGGCGCCTGCCGCCCAAGGGCTTCCCGAAGTCGAACCGCTTTTCTTGA
- a CDS encoding SnoaL-like domain-containing protein: protein MTNKTELVDRYFAMWNETDAERRRDLIARTWTEDASYVDPMLEGEGRDGIDAMVASVHERFPGYKFRRTGQIDQHHDRLRFTWELAPEGGPVFAGGIDFGVVAADGRLQAITGFIDQAPAMPAAE from the coding sequence ATGACCAACAAGACCGAGCTCGTGGACCGCTATTTCGCCATGTGGAACGAGACCGATGCCGAACGCCGGCGCGACCTGATCGCCAGGACCTGGACCGAGGACGCAAGCTATGTGGACCCGATGCTCGAAGGCGAGGGCCGCGACGGCATCGACGCCATGGTGGCCTCGGTGCATGAGCGCTTCCCGGGCTACAAGTTCCGCCGCACAGGTCAGATCGACCAGCACCATGACCGCCTGCGCTTCACCTGGGAGCTGGCGCCGGAGGGCGGCCCGGTCTTCGCCGGCGGCATCGATTTCGGCGTGGTCGCGGCCGATGGCCGGTTGCAGGCGATCACTGGCTTCATCGACCAGGCGCCTGCCATGCCGGCCGCCGAGTGA
- a CDS encoding transcriptional regulator, XRE family — protein sequence MIRTARPVGDHLREWRQRRRLSQLDLALEAEISTRHLSFLETGRSTPSREMVLHLAEQLDIPLRERNVLLNAAGYAPVFLERPISDPALQAAYQAVDLVLKGHEPYPALAVDRHWNSVATNSAVAPLMAGADPALLQGQINVLRLSLHPKGIASRIANLPEWRAHLLARLRRQIELTADPDLAELMQELLDYPVPHEDRAAKREPDGEHGSVVVPFQLITENGILSFFSTTTVFGTPVDITLSELALECFYPTDQATTEALLRLGEERRRESSGSAP from the coding sequence ATGATCAGAACCGCACGACCTGTCGGCGACCATCTGCGCGAATGGCGCCAGCGCCGCCGCTTGAGCCAGCTCGACCTCGCCTTGGAGGCGGAGATCTCGACGCGCCATCTGAGCTTTCTCGAGACCGGGCGCTCGACCCCGTCACGCGAGATGGTCCTGCACCTCGCCGAGCAGCTCGACATCCCGTTGCGCGAGCGCAATGTGCTGCTCAATGCGGCGGGCTACGCGCCGGTCTTCCTCGAACGGCCGATCAGCGATCCGGCGCTGCAGGCTGCCTATCAGGCCGTCGACCTCGTGCTGAAGGGCCATGAGCCCTATCCGGCGCTCGCCGTCGACCGGCATTGGAACTCGGTCGCGACCAACAGCGCCGTCGCGCCGTTGATGGCAGGTGCCGACCCTGCCTTGTTGCAGGGGCAAATCAATGTGCTGCGGCTCAGCCTGCATCCCAAAGGCATCGCGTCACGGATCGCCAACCTGCCCGAATGGCGCGCCCATCTCCTGGCACGGCTGCGCCGCCAGATCGAGCTGACCGCGGACCCTGACCTCGCCGAGCTGATGCAGGAATTGTTGGATTATCCGGTCCCGCACGAGGATCGTGCCGCCAAGCGCGAACCCGACGGCGAGCATGGCAGCGTCGTGGTGCCGTTCCAGCTCATCACCGAGAACGGCATCCTTTCCTTCTTCTCCACCACCACCGTGTTCGGCACGCCCGTCGACATCACCCTGTCAGAGCTCGCACTCGAATGCTTCTATCCGACCGATCAGGCGACCACGGAGGCGCTGCTGCGCCTGGGCGAGGAGCGCAGGCGAGAGTCCTCAGGCTCGGCCCCTTAG
- a CDS encoding uncharacterized domain 1-containing protein, whose amino-acid sequence MGAAAGGEESGATRAGDEKGVDARLVDTRLAERIRLVLFGSPVARAFGVVLETLAVDRAVAVLPFKPENVTVGDIVHGGVIAAVIDIAGVAAALSGATVEGLRGSATSQLSISYLAPAEAVALRAEAVVLRRGRRQAVVDVSVLAETGLVAKALVTVALF is encoded by the coding sequence ATGGGTGCAGCGGCGGGTGGCGAAGAGAGCGGCGCGACGCGCGCTGGGGACGAAAAGGGCGTGGATGCGAGGCTTGTTGATACGAGGCTTGCCGAGCGCATCCGCCTCGTCCTGTTCGGATCTCCGGTGGCGCGGGCGTTCGGTGTCGTCTTGGAAACGCTTGCGGTCGACCGCGCCGTGGCGGTCCTGCCCTTCAAGCCGGAGAATGTGACGGTCGGCGATATCGTGCATGGCGGGGTCATCGCCGCGGTGATCGATATCGCAGGTGTGGCGGCGGCGCTATCAGGCGCAACCGTCGAGGGCTTGCGCGGCAGCGCCACGAGCCAGCTTTCCATCAGCTACCTCGCGCCCGCCGAGGCCGTGGCGCTGCGAGCCGAGGCCGTGGTGCTGCGCCGCGGGCGTCGCCAGGCGGTCGTCGATGTCTCGGTCCTCGCGGAGACGGGCCTCGTCGCCAAGGCCCTGGTCACGGTCGCCCTGTTCTAA
- a CDS encoding ribosome maturation factor RimP — protein MEQEGDIAEPRLVAETGLAARVAAMVEPSLMAAGFRLVRVKVSGEAGCTVQIMAEKPDGSMSVEDCEAVSRLVSPLLDVEDPIGRPYRLEISSPGIDRPLMRRSDFARWAGHQAKVELTLLVAGRKRFNGVLLGVEGEETLLRRLDAREGEETEVRLPLADIGEARLVLTDDLIRESLRRGKRAARQGLEDEADTLPDADLTPAQPHATQPRAKPNGHAPQRRYSKHR, from the coding sequence ATGGAGCAAGAAGGCGATATCGCCGAGCCGCGCCTCGTCGCGGAAACAGGGCTTGCGGCGCGCGTTGCGGCCATGGTGGAGCCGTCGCTCATGGCGGCGGGCTTTCGTTTGGTGCGCGTCAAGGTGTCGGGCGAGGCCGGCTGCACGGTGCAGATCATGGCCGAGAAGCCGGACGGCTCGATGAGCGTCGAGGATTGCGAAGCGGTCAGCCGTCTCGTCTCGCCGCTTCTCGATGTCGAGGACCCGATCGGGCGTCCCTATCGCCTGGAGATTTCCTCGCCAGGCATCGATCGGCCGCTGATGCGCCGCTCGGATTTCGCCCGCTGGGCGGGCCACCAGGCCAAGGTCGAGCTCACTTTGCTGGTCGCCGGCCGCAAGCGCTTCAACGGCGTGCTGCTCGGCGTCGAAGGCGAGGAGACGCTGTTGCGCCGCCTCGATGCCCGCGAAGGCGAGGAGACCGAGGTGCGGCTGCCGCTCGCCGATATCGGCGAGGCGCGGCTCGTGCTGACCGACGATCTGATCAGGGAATCGCTGCGCCGCGGCAAGCGCGCCGCGCGCCAGGGTCTTGAAGACGAGGCCGATACACTGCCCGATGCCGACCTCACGCCGGCGCAGCCCCATGCGACGCAGCCCCGTGCGAAGCCGAACGGGCATGCGCCTCAGAGGCGCTACTCGAAACACCGATAG
- a CDS encoding NusA antitermination factor has translation MAVSANRLELLQIADAVAREKLIDRQIVISAMEESIAKAARSRYGLETDIHAEINPKTGELRIARHLLVADAIDNPSTQISIEDARKRNPAAQAGDYISEPLPPFEFGRVAAQSAKQVIVQKVREAERDRQYDEFKDRIGQIVNGTVKRVEYGNVIVDLGRGEAIVRRDELIPRETFKPGDRIRAYVLDVRREQRGPQIFLSRTHPLFMAKLFGQEVPEIYDGIIEVKAVARDPGSRAKIAVISRDSSIDPVGACVGMRGSRVQAVVGELQGEKIDIIPWSPDVATFVVNALQPAEVAKVVLDEESDKIEVVVPDEQLSLAIGRRGQNVRLASQLTGWDIDILTEDEESERRKQEFEHRSTLFINALNVDETVGQLLASEGFRSVEELAHVDQSEIAGIEGFDEETAEELQNRARNYLATIEAEHDAKRKELGVEDTLLTINGVTMAMLVKFGEHDVKTIEDLAGCATDDLTGWTERKDGQTTRHPGALDGFEVSREEAEAMIMAARVAVGWIEAPAPAEGAGEAEAETGAAH, from the coding sequence ATGGCCGTCAGTGCAAACAGGCTGGAGCTTCTGCAGATCGCCGATGCCGTGGCGCGCGAGAAGCTCATCGACCGCCAGATCGTCATCTCGGCGATGGAGGAATCGATCGCCAAGGCGGCGCGCTCGCGCTACGGGCTCGAAACCGACATCCATGCCGAGATCAACCCGAAGACCGGTGAATTGCGCATCGCCCGCCACCTTCTGGTCGCCGACGCGATCGACAATCCATCGACCCAGATCAGCATCGAGGATGCGCGCAAGCGCAACCCCGCGGCCCAGGCCGGCGATTACATCTCCGAGCCGTTGCCGCCCTTCGAATTCGGCCGCGTGGCGGCGCAATCGGCAAAGCAGGTCATCGTGCAGAAGGTGCGCGAGGCCGAGCGCGACCGCCAATATGACGAGTTCAAGGACCGCATCGGCCAGATCGTCAACGGCACGGTCAAGCGCGTCGAATATGGCAATGTGATCGTCGATCTGGGGCGCGGCGAGGCCATCGTGCGGCGCGACGAATTGATTCCGCGCGAGACCTTCAAGCCCGGCGACCGCATCCGCGCCTATGTGCTCGATGTGCGGCGCGAGCAGCGCGGACCGCAGATCTTCCTGTCGCGCACCCATCCGCTGTTCATGGCCAAGCTGTTCGGCCAGGAAGTGCCCGAGATCTATGACGGCATCATCGAGGTGAAGGCGGTGGCGCGCGATCCGGGCTCACGCGCCAAGATCGCCGTCATTTCGCGCGATTCCTCGATCGATCCCGTTGGCGCCTGCGTCGGCATGCGCGGCTCGCGCGTCCAGGCCGTGGTCGGCGAGCTGCAAGGCGAGAAGATCGACATCATCCCCTGGTCGCCGGACGTCGCGACCTTCGTGGTCAACGCCTTGCAGCCGGCCGAGGTCGCCAAGGTGGTGCTCGACGAGGAGAGCGACAAGATCGAGGTCGTGGTGCCCGACGAGCAGCTCTCGCTCGCCATCGGCCGGCGCGGCCAGAATGTGCGCCTCGCCTCGCAACTGACCGGGTGGGACATCGATATCCTGACCGAGGACGAGGAATCGGAGCGGCGCAAGCAGGAATTCGAGCATCGCTCGACCTTGTTCATCAACGCCCTCAACGTCGACGAGACGGTTGGCCAATTGCTGGCATCGGAAGGTTTCCGTTCGGTCGAGGAGCTCGCCCATGTGGATCAGTCCGAGATCGCCGGGATCGAGGGCTTCGACGAGGAGACCGCCGAGGAGTTGCAGAACCGGGCCCGCAACTACCTCGCCACGATCGAGGCCGAGCACGACGCCAAGCGCAAGGAGCTCGGCGTCGAGGACACGCTCTTGACCATCAACGGCGTGACCATGGCGATGCTGGTCAAGTTCGGCGAGCACGACGTCAAGACGATCGAGGATCTGGCCGGTTGCGCCACCGACGATTTGACCGGCTGGACCGAGCGCAAGGACGGGCAGACGACGCGCCATCCGGGCGCGCTCGACGGTTTCGAGGTCTCGCGCGAGGAGGCCGAGGCCATGATCATGGCGGCCCGCGTCGCGGTCGGCTGGATCGAGGCGCCGGCGCCGGCCGAGGGGGCTGGCGAGGCCGAAGCGGAGACCGGCGCGGCGCATTGA
- a CDS encoding bacterial translation initiation factor 2 (bIF-2) → MSDLKTPGDKPLSMPTGKLSIKRPAEQGTVRQSFSHGRSKTVVVEKVKRRAGTDAPAPVQAPVVKRVAAPAVARSAQPAAPTAARSPAAAPSASAPQPAARAPAPRAPAPAGQKASIVLRTLTDEERNRQGTALAEELRREQEERKHAEEEARQRALRDEAERKDREAADERKRDEEGRRRSEDQAKKKAEEEARRRFGDTPMPSRPPGSPIPRLDPRPAPSAAASAIAATTTASASPSGTATRAPARSGASPSRPGLSGATPTRRTLTPENESGPRPAIRRPGGGMVARPAPAPRTPKGGEHKQRGRLTLSNALAGDDERMRSLAAQRRRQQRMKGGAGEQKEKIQREVIVPETISIQELANRMAERAVDVIRLLMAQGQMLKITDVVDADTAQLVAEEMGHTVKRVAESDVEEGLFDTPDLPEDLLSRPPVVTIMGHVDHGKTSLLDAIRSADVVSGEAGGITQHIGAYQVVSPLGGKITFIDTPGHAAFTAMRARGAKVTDIVILVVAADDGVMPQTVEAISHAKAAHVPIIVAINKIDKPDAKPERVRSELLQYEIQVESLGGDVLEVEVSATKKTNLDKLLEAVTLQSEVLDLKADPNRSGEGAVIEARLDRGRGPVATVLVQRGTLKAGDIVVAGSEWGRIRTLLDDKGLTLASAGPSTPVEVLGFNGTPDAGDRVAVVENEARAREVTAYRTRQKREKSVARQAGARGSLADMMQDLKTGAGRKEFPLVVKGDVQGSVEAITGALEKLGNEEVGARVILSGVGGITESDVILANASGAAVIGFNVRAHKEAREAAEQAGIEIRYYNIIYNLVDDVKDAMSGLLAPTLRETMLGNAQILEIFSVSKVGKIAGCRVTDGVVQKGANVRLIRDNVVIHEGKLSTLKRFKDDAAEVRSGQECGMSFESYQDMRAGDVIECYRVEEVKRTL, encoded by the coding sequence ATGAGTGACCTTAAAACGCCGGGCGACAAGCCGCTGAGCATGCCGACCGGCAAATTGAGCATCAAGAGGCCTGCCGAGCAGGGGACCGTGCGCCAGAGCTTCAGCCATGGCCGCTCGAAGACCGTGGTCGTCGAGAAGGTCAAGCGCCGCGCCGGAACCGATGCGCCGGCACCGGTACAGGCGCCGGTCGTGAAGCGCGTCGCCGCGCCGGCCGTGGCACGCAGCGCCCAGCCGGCTGCACCCACCGCGGCGCGCAGCCCGGCAGCGGCGCCCTCGGCGTCCGCCCCGCAACCTGCGGCGCGCGCACCGGCGCCGCGTGCACCGGCGCCGGCCGGCCAGAAGGCCAGCATCGTGCTGCGCACCCTCACCGATGAGGAGCGCAATCGGCAAGGGACCGCCCTCGCCGAGGAACTCCGCCGCGAGCAGGAAGAGCGCAAGCACGCCGAGGAAGAGGCTCGCCAGCGCGCCCTACGCGATGAGGCCGAGCGCAAGGACCGCGAGGCAGCGGACGAGCGCAAGCGCGACGAAGAGGGTCGTCGCCGCTCCGAGGATCAGGCCAAGAAGAAGGCCGAAGAAGAGGCGCGCCGGCGCTTCGGCGACACGCCGATGCCCTCGCGCCCGCCCGGATCCCCGATCCCGAGGCTCGATCCGCGCCCGGCGCCGTCGGCGGCCGCGAGCGCGATCGCGGCCACGACGACCGCCTCCGCGTCGCCGTCGGGAACCGCAACGCGCGCTCCGGCGCGCTCCGGCGCCAGCCCGTCGCGCCCCGGCTTGAGCGGCGCCACCCCCACCCGCCGGACGCTGACGCCCGAGAACGAGTCGGGTCCGCGCCCGGCGATCCGCCGGCCCGGCGGCGGCATGGTCGCAAGACCGGCGCCTGCGCCGAGGACCCCGAAAGGCGGCGAGCACAAGCAGCGCGGCCGCCTCACCCTTTCAAATGCGCTCGCGGGCGACGATGAGCGTATGCGCTCGCTCGCGGCGCAGCGCCGCCGCCAGCAACGCATGAAGGGCGGCGCGGGCGAGCAGAAGGAAAAGATCCAGCGCGAAGTCATCGTCCCCGAGACGATCTCGATCCAGGAGCTCGCCAACCGCATGGCCGAGCGCGCCGTGGACGTGATCCGGCTTTTGATGGCCCAGGGCCAGATGCTGAAGATCACCGATGTGGTCGACGCCGACACCGCGCAGCTCGTCGCCGAGGAAATGGGCCATACGGTCAAGCGCGTCGCCGAATCCGACGTCGAGGAAGGCCTGTTCGACACGCCCGACCTTCCCGAGGATCTGCTGTCCCGCCCGCCGGTCGTCACCATCATGGGCCATGTCGACCACGGCAAGACCTCGCTGCTCGACGCCATCCGCTCCGCCGATGTGGTGAGCGGGGAGGCCGGCGGCATCACGCAGCATATCGGCGCCTATCAGGTCGTCAGCCCGCTCGGCGGCAAGATCACCTTCATCGACACGCCCGGCCACGCCGCCTTCACGGCGATGCGCGCTCGCGGCGCCAAGGTGACGGATATCGTGATCCTGGTGGTGGCGGCCGATGACGGCGTCATGCCGCAGACCGTGGAGGCCATCAGCCACGCCAAGGCGGCGCATGTGCCGATCATCGTCGCCATCAACAAGATCGACAAGCCCGACGCCAAGCCGGAGCGGGTGCGCAGCGAGCTGCTGCAATACGAGATCCAGGTGGAATCTCTCGGCGGCGACGTGCTCGAGGTCGAGGTTTCGGCCACCAAGAAGACCAATCTCGACAAGCTGCTCGAGGCGGTGACGCTGCAATCGGAAGTGCTCGACCTCAAGGCCGATCCGAACCGTTCCGGCGAAGGCGCGGTGATCGAAGCGCGTCTCGACCGCGGCCGCGGCCCGGTCGCCACGGTGCTGGTGCAGCGCGGCACGCTGAAGGCCGGCGATATCGTGGTCGCCGGCTCCGAATGGGGCCGCATCCGCACCTTGCTCGACGACAAAGGCCTGACGCTCGCCTCAGCTGGTCCCTCGACGCCGGTCGAGGTGCTCGGCTTCAACGGCACGCCGGATGCGGGCGACCGGGTCGCTGTGGTCGAGAACGAGGCGCGTGCCCGCGAGGTCACGGCCTATCGCACCCGCCAGAAGCGCGAGAAATCGGTGGCCCGCCAGGCCGGCGCGCGCGGCTCGCTCGCCGACATGATGCAGGACCTCAAGACCGGCGCCGGCCGCAAGGAGTTCCCGCTCGTCGTCAAGGGCGATGTGCAAGGCTCGGTCGAAGCCATCACCGGCGCGCTCGAGAAGCTCGGCAACGAGGAAGTCGGCGCGAGAGTCATCCTTTCGGGCGTCGGCGGCATCACCGAGAGCGACGTGATCCTCGCCAACGCCTCCGGCGCCGCGGTGATCGGCTTCAATGTGCGTGCCCATAAGGAGGCGCGCGAAGCGGCCGAGCAGGCCGGGATCGAGATCCGCTACTACAACATCATCTACAACCTCGTGGACGATGTGAAGGATGCGATGTCGGGGCTGCTCGCGCCCACCTTGCGCGAGACCATGCTCGGCAATGCCCAGATCCTCGAGATCTTCAGCGTCTCGAAGGTCGGCAAGATCGCCGGCTGCCGCGTCACCGACGGCGTGGTGCAGAAGGGGGCGAATGTCCGCCTCATCCGCGACAATGTCGTCATCCATGAAGGCAAGCTCTCGACCCTCAAGCGCTTCAAGGACGACGCCGCCGAGGTACGCTCCGGCCAGGAATGCGGCATGTCCTTCGAGAGCTACCAGGATATGCGGGCGGGCGACGTGATCGAGTGCTACCGCGTCGAAGAGGTGAAGCGGACGCTTTGA
- a CDS encoding signal peptidase I Serine peptidase. MEROPS family S26A codes for MADVTRGPKPESGMRALIAMVKGPAIVLGLVLASRTVLAQPFYVPSGSMEPTLQIGDELMVAKYAYGYSRYSLPIDLNISSEHRLLESLPQYGDVVVFRLPRDPDQVYVKRAIGLPGDRIQMRAGRLWINSTMLKLREDGTGTVESEDGNEVTAPRFVETLPNGREHPIFKLDAVGSLDDTRVFVVPAGHVFMMGDNRDNSLDSRVAATAGGVGFVPVENLIGRAEVVLGSWDLPMARLPITQWPSGLRVSRFFSRIH; via the coding sequence ATGGCTGATGTGACGCGCGGCCCGAAGCCGGAAAGCGGCATGCGCGCCCTCATCGCGATGGTGAAGGGCCCAGCGATCGTGCTCGGGCTCGTGCTGGCCTCGCGCACGGTGCTGGCTCAGCCATTCTATGTGCCGTCGGGCTCCATGGAGCCGACGCTGCAGATCGGCGACGAGCTGATGGTGGCCAAATACGCCTATGGCTATAGCCGCTATTCGCTGCCGATCGATCTCAACATCTCGTCCGAGCATCGTCTGCTCGAAAGCCTGCCGCAATATGGCGATGTGGTGGTGTTCCGGCTGCCGCGCGACCCGGACCAGGTCTATGTGAAACGGGCCATCGGCCTGCCGGGCGACCGCATCCAGATGCGTGCCGGGCGGCTGTGGATCAACAGCACCATGCTGAAGCTGCGCGAGGACGGCACCGGCACGGTCGAGTCCGAGGACGGCAACGAGGTCACGGCGCCGCGCTTCGTCGAGACACTGCCCAATGGCCGCGAGCATCCGATCTTCAAGCTCGATGCCGTCGGCAGCCTCGACGACACCCGTGTCTTCGTGGTGCCGGCCGGCCATGTCTTCATGATGGGCGATAATCGCGACAACTCCCTCGACAGCCGCGTTGCGGCGACGGCGGGAGGTGTCGGCTTCGTGCCGGTCGAGAACCTGATCGGCCGCGCCGAGGTGGTGCTGGGCTCCTGGGACCTGCCCATGGCTCGGCTTCCGATCACGCAATGGCCCTCGGGGCTGAGGGTCTCCCGCTTCTTTTCCCGCATCCACTGA